The Plutella xylostella chromosome 30, ilPluXylo3.1, whole genome shotgun sequence genome contains a region encoding:
- the LOC119692682 gene encoding uncharacterized protein LOC119692682: MSQSILNESSPYGLGTPHSFDHLQCGQVWFDSDVEEVRPPSPERTIAKKKSVAARQSRKRRAEDDTTTSYVMSKSPRPGHRLVRIEVVDLNSSTSDSECVVLKAQYVVTHPVDEIIDMTENLVKKITKTMCSS; encoded by the exons ATGTCACAATCG aTCCTGAATGAATCTAGCCCATACGGGTTAGGTACGCCGCATTCGTTCGACCACCTGCAGTGCGGACAAGTATGGTTCGACAGCGATGTTGAAGAGGTGCGGCCGCCAAGCCCAGAGAGAACCATCGCTAAAAAGAAAAGTGTTGCGGCCAGACAGTCCAGAAAACGGCGGGCGGAGGATGACACCACAACCTCTTACGTGATGAGCAAATCACCGCGACCAGGACATCGGCTCGTGAGAATTGAGGTTGTGGATCTGAACAGCAGTACTAGTGACAGTGAGTGTGTAGTGCTAAAAGCACAGTACGTTGTGACGCATCCGGTAGATGAGATAATAGACATGACGGAAAACCTagtgaaaaaaattacaaagacTATGTGTAGCTCTTAA